Proteins co-encoded in one Streptomyces sp. NBC_01283 genomic window:
- a CDS encoding SRPBCC family protein, protein MSASLLESVDVQAPVSVAWQLWSDVARWPSFLSHVRLVEPMDERRFAWQLELPGAEKNFVAELTEVVPENRIAWHTIEGVEHAGVVTFHRLSDTTSRVTLQIEYDPKGFIEHLGALTNLDSTLANYDLGEFQKLAEKTAR, encoded by the coding sequence ATGTCCGCGTCCCTGCTCGAATCCGTCGATGTGCAGGCACCGGTTTCCGTCGCCTGGCAGCTGTGGAGCGACGTGGCCCGCTGGCCCTCCTTCCTCAGCCATGTGCGGCTGGTCGAGCCGATGGACGAGCGACGCTTCGCGTGGCAGCTGGAGCTGCCCGGCGCGGAGAAGAATTTCGTCGCCGAGCTCACCGAAGTGGTGCCCGAGAACCGGATCGCCTGGCACACGATCGAGGGGGTGGAGCATGCCGGCGTGGTGACCTTTCACCGCCTCAGCGACACGACGAGCCGGGTGACTCTCCAGATCGAGTACGACCCCAAGGGATTCATCGAGCACCTCGGTGCCCTCACCAATCTCGACTCCACCCTGGCCAACTACGACCTGGGTGAATTCCAGAAGCTCGCCGAGAAGACAGCGCGATAG
- a CDS encoding GlsB/YeaQ/YmgE family stress response membrane protein, protein MGIIAWILIGLIAGAIAKALTPGKDPGGCLVTMLIGIVGGLLGGWLGKVIFGVHSINGFFHLSTWIAAIIGSVIVLIVYRLLTGERSR, encoded by the coding sequence GTGGGCATCATCGCCTGGATCCTGATCGGTCTCATCGCGGGAGCCATCGCCAAGGCCCTCACCCCCGGCAAGGACCCGGGAGGCTGCCTGGTGACGATGCTGATCGGCATCGTGGGCGGCCTGCTCGGCGGCTGGCTGGGCAAGGTGATCTTCGGCGTCCACTCGATCAACGGGTTCTTCCACCTGTCGACCTGGATCGCCGCCATCATCGGCTCCGTGATCGTCCTGATCGTCTACCGCCTGCTCACCGGAGAGCGATCCCGCTAG
- a CDS encoding alpha-ketoglutarate-dependent dioxygenase AlkB, producing MATHQLHQPHQPHQLQGSLFDQSDDVRLGPLDGIRRTVLGDGAWIDLLPGWLSGADVLFERLATDVPWKAERRQMYERVVDVPRLLAFYRAGEPLPHAVLDEARQVLSAHYASELGEAFTTAGLCHYRDGRDSVAWHGDRIGRGAREDTMVAILSVGAPRDLLLRPRHGGDVVRRPLGHGDLIVMGGSCQRTWEHAIPKSTRAAGGRISIQFRPHGVQ from the coding sequence ATGGCAACGCACCAGCTGCACCAGCCGCATCAGCCGCATCAGCTGCAGGGATCGCTCTTCGACCAGAGCGATGACGTGCGCCTGGGCCCGCTGGACGGAATCCGCCGGACGGTCCTCGGTGACGGTGCGTGGATAGACCTCCTGCCGGGCTGGCTCAGCGGCGCCGACGTCCTGTTCGAGCGGCTGGCCACGGACGTCCCATGGAAGGCCGAACGCAGGCAGATGTACGAACGGGTCGTGGACGTCCCGCGCCTGCTCGCCTTCTACCGCGCCGGAGAACCCCTCCCCCACGCCGTGCTCGACGAGGCCCGGCAAGTCCTCTCCGCGCACTACGCCTCCGAGCTCGGCGAGGCCTTCACGACGGCCGGCCTGTGCCACTACCGCGACGGGCGCGACAGCGTGGCCTGGCACGGCGACCGCATCGGCCGTGGCGCCCGCGAGGACACGATGGTCGCCATCCTGTCGGTGGGAGCACCGCGCGACCTGTTGCTCCGTCCGCGCCACGGTGGCGACGTCGTCCGACGCCCTCTCGGACACGGCGATCTGATCGTGATGGGCGGCTCCTGTCAGCGCACCTGGGAACACGCCATCCCCAAGTCGACCCGGGCCGCGGGTGGACGCATCAGCATCCAGTTCCGGCCGCACGGAGTCCAGTGA
- a CDS encoding LysR family transcriptional regulator translates to MTVNLPQLRAFLAVVEVGGFSAAADELGMSQSAVSHAVASLERELAAPLLIRATPVRTTALGERVLPHARAALSAARSVEEIAAEAAGELTGTVRLACTPTVCRGLLPALLRYWADDQPRLTVRAFEGDSAEVSAWLAEGVADAAVLIDPPPGTGIHLAEDHYRAVLPKDHPLADQSHVDIGELADDQFLISPDSCEARIRTIHTRAGLPFTPNRRVRDLATLISMVQAGIGVTVLSEVSRSQLPPDLVLLPLKPEMSRRLVLTGPQARRWHPAVRLFAESAAAHLARSG, encoded by the coding sequence ATGACCGTGAATCTTCCCCAGCTGAGGGCGTTCCTCGCCGTGGTCGAGGTGGGCGGCTTCAGTGCTGCCGCCGATGAGCTGGGCATGAGCCAGTCCGCGGTGTCGCACGCCGTCGCCTCCCTCGAACGCGAGCTGGCGGCTCCGCTGCTGATCCGCGCCACGCCGGTACGGACCACGGCGCTGGGTGAGCGGGTCCTGCCGCACGCCCGCGCCGCCCTGTCGGCAGCCCGATCCGTGGAAGAGATCGCGGCCGAGGCCGCCGGGGAACTGACCGGCACCGTACGGCTGGCCTGCACTCCGACGGTCTGCCGGGGGCTGCTCCCGGCCCTGCTCCGGTACTGGGCCGATGACCAACCCCGGCTGACGGTGAGGGCGTTCGAGGGTGACAGTGCGGAGGTGTCCGCCTGGCTGGCGGAGGGTGTGGCCGACGCGGCCGTCCTGATCGACCCGCCGCCCGGGACCGGCATCCACCTGGCCGAGGACCACTACCGGGCCGTGCTGCCCAAGGACCACCCCCTGGCGGACCAATCACACGTGGACATCGGGGAGTTGGCGGACGACCAGTTCCTGATATCGCCCGACAGCTGCGAGGCCCGCATCCGTACGATCCACACGCGGGCCGGGCTGCCCTTCACGCCCAACCGCCGCGTGCGTGACCTGGCGACGCTGATCAGCATGGTGCAGGCGGGCATCGGCGTGACCGTCCTGTCCGAGGTCTCCCGCTCCCAGCTCCCACCCGATCTGGTCCTGCTTCCGCTGAAGCCCGAGATGTCCCGCCGCCTCGTGCTGACAGGGCCTCAGGCCCGCCGCTGGCACCCGGCGGTGCGCCTGTTCGCGGAGTCGGCCGCCGCTCACCTGGCGCGGTCCGGGTAA
- a CDS encoding 4-oxalocrotonate tautomerase family protein, translated as MPYIRVTVTDADLPTATQRTLAEGLTGLAVSALGKARARTIVHIDLVPADRYFVDGKPLTGGLDAHVEVSITLGTSSAAEKAAFIAAADQLLTELLGPLARCGVALHELHPESYGYNGVTQFDYYRRAASAA; from the coding sequence ATGCCGTACATCCGTGTCACCGTCACCGACGCCGACCTTCCCACCGCCACGCAGCGCACCCTGGCCGAGGGCCTCACCGGCCTCGCGGTCTCGGCCCTCGGCAAGGCCCGTGCGCGCACCATCGTCCACATCGACCTCGTGCCGGCCGACCGGTACTTCGTCGACGGCAAGCCCCTGACCGGCGGGCTCGACGCACATGTCGAGGTCAGCATCACCCTGGGCACCAGCAGCGCCGCGGAGAAGGCGGCGTTCATCGCCGCGGCCGATCAGTTGCTGACGGAACTCCTCGGGCCGCTCGCCCGGTGCGGGGTCGCGCTGCACGAACTGCACCCCGAGAGCTACGGCTACAACGGGGTGACCCAGTTCGACTACTACCGGCGGGCCGCATCGGCCGCCTGA
- a CDS encoding cytochrome P450: MATHAVPELDPALVGQWQAGGGDIIDLLTQAREQLGGVAAFRLGPRPTVLVTDPVAVQHVLALHPGRYVKRSHRARLLIGDGVLAATGEAWQRQRRLLQSQFTGRGMRRYEQRITEAARTSAARWAEYARTGQVFDVGEEMRRFALDTIWRSLTGHPLDPATERELAAVPAVVAALPSLPADSTAPEGTVAADLAVIDALAGHAIAAARDKEAGPDGPGLLHVLLDAAETRPEYTDGLIRDELVTLLVAGHETTATTLTWLYLLLDRNPEAREQALAAGADGSPERRLAIQALVHEALRFYPSAWILPRSAAEDDILAGYEIEAGTDVLVCPYLTHRDPQLWDDPSRFDLTRFTVSGRRPVHPGSYFPFGIGPRACLGLQFALRESTVLLEHLLPAHTPRFRSIPDGAAYSITVRPDGPTPAVLGDQAADAARR, translated from the coding sequence GTGGCCACCCACGCCGTACCCGAGTTGGACCCTGCCCTCGTCGGACAGTGGCAGGCCGGGGGAGGGGACATCATCGACCTCCTCACCCAGGCGCGCGAACAGCTCGGCGGCGTCGCCGCCTTCCGGCTCGGCCCGCGCCCGACCGTCCTGGTCACCGACCCCGTGGCCGTGCAGCACGTGCTCGCGCTCCATCCCGGCCGGTACGTGAAGCGTTCCCACCGCGCCCGGCTGCTGATCGGCGACGGGGTCCTGGCCGCGACGGGCGAGGCCTGGCAGCGTCAACGGCGGCTGCTGCAGTCCCAGTTCACCGGCCGGGGCATGCGCCGTTACGAGCAGCGGATCACCGAGGCCGCCCGGACCTCGGCGGCACGCTGGGCCGAGTACGCCCGCACCGGGCAGGTCTTCGACGTCGGCGAGGAGATGCGCCGCTTCGCCCTGGACACCATCTGGCGATCCCTCACGGGGCATCCGCTCGACCCGGCGACGGAGCGTGAACTGGCCGCCGTGCCCGCCGTGGTGGCCGCCCTGCCCAGCCTGCCCGCCGACAGCACCGCGCCCGAGGGGACGGTCGCCGCCGACCTGGCCGTCATCGACGCGCTGGCCGGCCACGCCATCGCCGCCGCGCGGGACAAGGAGGCCGGACCCGACGGCCCCGGCCTGCTGCACGTCCTGCTCGACGCGGCCGAGACACGCCCCGAGTACACCGACGGGCTGATCCGGGACGAGCTCGTCACCCTGCTCGTCGCCGGGCACGAGACCACGGCCACCACCCTGACCTGGCTCTACCTCCTGCTGGACCGCAACCCGGAGGCGCGGGAACAGGCACTCGCCGCGGGCGCCGACGGATCGCCGGAGCGACGGCTTGCCATCCAGGCGCTCGTCCATGAGGCGCTGCGGTTCTACCCGTCCGCCTGGATCCTGCCGCGCAGCGCCGCGGAGGACGACATCCTCGCCGGGTACGAGATCGAAGCGGGCACCGACGTGCTGGTCTGCCCCTATCTGACCCACCGGGACCCCCAACTCTGGGACGACCCAAGCCGTTTCGACCTGACGCGCTTCACGGTTTCAGGGCGACGCCCCGTCCACCCGGGGAGCTACTTCCCGTTCGGCATCGGACCCCGGGCCTGCCTGGGCCTGCAGTTCGCCCTTCGGGAGTCGACCGTCCTCCTCGAACACCTGCTGCCCGCCCACACCCCGCGCTTCCGCTCCATCCCGGACGGGGCCGCTTACAGCATCACCGTCCGGCCCGACGGCCCGACCCCCGCGGTACTGGGCGATCAGGCGGCCGATGCGGCCCGCCGGTAG
- a CDS encoding geranyl diphosphate 2-C-methyltransferase: protein MTSTEIPTVSGASAFVPAPATPYQGDIARYWNNEARPVNLRLGDVDGLYHHHYGIGDVDHAALGDVDDSEHEKKLITELHRLESAQAEVLLDNLGSIGRDDTLVDAGCGRGGSMVMAHQRFGCTVEGLTLSAKQAEFANQRAQELRIQDHVRARVCNMLDMPFETGQAVGSWNNESSMYVDLHDLFGEHSRILEVGGRYVTITGCWNPRYGQPSKWVSQINAHFECNIHSRREYLRAMADNRLVPQAVIDLTPATLPYWELRATSSLVTGIEEAFINSYKDGSFQYVLIAADRV from the coding sequence GTGACCAGCACTGAAATCCCCACCGTCAGCGGTGCCTCCGCGTTCGTCCCCGCCCCGGCGACGCCCTACCAGGGCGACATCGCGCGCTACTGGAACAACGAGGCGAGGCCCGTGAACCTGCGCCTCGGCGACGTCGACGGGCTCTACCACCACCACTACGGCATCGGGGACGTCGACCACGCCGCCCTGGGGGATGTCGACGACAGCGAGCACGAGAAGAAGCTGATCACCGAGCTCCACCGCCTGGAGTCGGCACAGGCCGAAGTGCTCCTGGACAACCTCGGCTCCATCGGGCGCGACGACACGCTCGTGGACGCCGGCTGCGGCCGGGGCGGCTCGATGGTGATGGCCCACCAGCGGTTCGGCTGCACGGTCGAGGGCCTCACCCTGTCGGCCAAGCAGGCCGAGTTCGCCAACCAGCGTGCCCAGGAACTCCGCATCCAGGACCACGTGCGCGCCCGCGTGTGCAACATGCTCGACATGCCCTTCGAGACCGGGCAGGCGGTCGGCTCGTGGAACAACGAGTCGAGCATGTACGTCGACCTGCACGACCTCTTCGGAGAGCACTCACGCATCCTGGAGGTCGGCGGCCGCTATGTGACCATCACCGGCTGCTGGAACCCTCGGTACGGCCAGCCGTCGAAGTGGGTCTCGCAGATCAACGCGCACTTCGAGTGCAACATCCACTCCCGCCGCGAATATCTGCGGGCCATGGCCGACAACCGTCTCGTGCCGCAGGCCGTCATCGACCTGACGCCCGCGACCCTGCCGTACTGGGAGCTGCGGGCCACGTCCTCGCTGGTCACCGGCATCGAGGAGGCCTTCATCAACTCGTACAAGGACGGCTCGTTCCAGTACGTCCTGATCGCGGCCGACCGCGTCTGA
- a CDS encoding family 2 encapsulin nanocompartment cargo protein terpene cyclase — translation MPEPGSSPLQPSPALERILRGPSGLGTAGLHLGRRVELPEPREPQAPPAAEAPAAPAEALHIPGLYYHPVPEPDPARVEEVSRRIKDWAVDEVELFPDEWEGQFDGFSVGRYMVACHPDAPTTDHLMVATRLMVAENAVDDCYCEDHGGSPIGLGGRLLLAHTALDPLHVTKEYQPQWAESLHADAPRRAYRSAMEYFVQQATPSQADRFRHDMARLHLGYLAEAAWAQTDHTPEVWEYLAMRQFNNFRPCPAITDSIGGYELPTDLHARPDMQRVLALAGNASTIVNDLYSYTKELASPGRHLNLPVVIADREKVSDREGYLKAVEVHNDLMRDFEAEATALATACPVPSVLRFLKGVAVWVDGNHYWHQTNTYRYSLPDFW, via the coding sequence ATGCCCGAACCCGGGTCTTCCCCTCTGCAGCCGAGCCCCGCACTGGAACGCATCCTTCGCGGCCCCAGCGGTCTGGGCACGGCGGGCCTGCACCTGGGCCGACGCGTGGAGCTGCCGGAGCCGCGAGAACCGCAGGCACCTCCGGCAGCCGAGGCACCCGCGGCTCCCGCGGAGGCCCTGCACATCCCGGGCCTCTACTACCACCCCGTCCCGGAGCCCGACCCCGCGCGGGTCGAGGAGGTCAGCCGCAGGATCAAGGACTGGGCGGTGGACGAGGTCGAGCTGTTCCCCGACGAGTGGGAGGGTCAGTTCGACGGATTCTCCGTCGGGCGCTACATGGTCGCCTGCCACCCGGACGCCCCGACCACCGACCACCTGATGGTCGCCACCCGGCTCATGGTCGCCGAGAACGCGGTCGACGACTGTTACTGCGAGGACCACGGCGGCTCACCCATCGGCCTCGGGGGACGTCTCCTCCTCGCGCACACCGCCCTCGACCCCCTGCACGTCACGAAGGAATACCAGCCGCAATGGGCGGAGTCGCTGCACGCGGATGCCCCGCGCCGCGCCTACCGCTCCGCGATGGAGTACTTCGTCCAGCAGGCCACCCCCTCCCAGGCCGACCGCTTCCGGCACGACATGGCGCGGCTGCACCTGGGGTATCTCGCCGAGGCCGCCTGGGCCCAGACGGACCACACCCCTGAGGTGTGGGAGTACCTGGCGATGCGGCAGTTCAACAACTTCCGGCCGTGCCCCGCCATCACCGACAGCATCGGCGGCTACGAACTGCCGACGGACCTGCATGCCCGGCCCGACATGCAGCGGGTGCTCGCGCTCGCCGGGAACGCCAGCACCATCGTCAACGACCTGTACTCGTACACCAAGGAACTCGCCAGTCCCGGGCGGCACTTGAATTTGCCCGTGGTGATCGCCGATCGCGAGAAGGTCTCCGACCGCGAGGGCTATCTGAAGGCGGTCGAGGTCCACAACGACCTCATGCGGGACTTTGAGGCCGAGGCAACGGCCCTCGCCACCGCCTGCCCCGTCCCCAGCGTGCTGCGCTTCCTCAAGGGCGTCGCCGTATGGGTCGACGGCAACCACTACTGGCACCAGACCAACACCTACCGCTACAGCCTGCCCGATTTCTGGTAA
- a CDS encoding family 2B encapsulin nanocompartment shell protein, protein MTVETGPEVQLEPPRQSSLSTAAARNLAHTTKSAPQMQEITSRWLLKMLPWVETKGGAYRVNRRLSYTVGDGRIEFVQDGGDVRVIPRELGELALLRGFDDVEVLTAIAGRCVQRDFRAGEVLAERGTPADELHLIAHGRINQKSVGPYGDEVGVAVLADGDRFGESALLDTDARWDSTATAETAGTLLTLSRADFDAVLSTAPNLRSHLDEFSRIPRQRQNKHGEAEIAMSAGHTGEVALPGAFVDYELKPREYELSAAQTILRVHTRVTDLYNGPMNQLEEQLRLTIEALRERQEHELINNREFGLLHNADFKQRIQPHSGPPTPDDLDELLCRRRGTKLFLAHPRTIAAIGRELNARGIYPDHVDLGGQQAPAWRGVPILPCNKIPITKEQTSSILAMRIGEDNQGVIGLHQTGLPDEYEPGLSVRFMGINEQAITSYLVSTYYSAAILVPNALGVLENVQIARRSA, encoded by the coding sequence ATGACCGTTGAGACCGGCCCGGAAGTACAGCTGGAGCCACCCCGGCAGTCCAGCCTGAGCACCGCGGCTGCCCGCAACCTCGCCCACACGACCAAATCCGCCCCGCAGATGCAGGAGATCACCTCCCGCTGGCTGCTGAAGATGCTCCCGTGGGTGGAGACCAAGGGCGGCGCCTACCGGGTGAACCGCCGGCTCAGCTACACCGTCGGAGACGGGCGCATCGAATTCGTCCAGGACGGCGGCGACGTCCGTGTGATCCCCCGGGAACTCGGCGAACTGGCCCTGCTGCGAGGCTTCGACGACGTGGAGGTGCTGACCGCGATCGCCGGCCGGTGCGTCCAGCGCGACTTCCGGGCCGGAGAGGTGCTCGCCGAGCGCGGCACCCCTGCCGACGAGCTCCACCTGATCGCCCACGGCAGGATCAACCAGAAATCCGTGGGCCCGTACGGAGACGAGGTCGGCGTCGCCGTGCTCGCCGACGGCGACCGGTTCGGGGAGAGCGCACTTCTGGACACCGATGCCAGATGGGACTCCACCGCGACCGCCGAGACCGCCGGCACGCTGCTCACCCTGTCCCGCGCCGACTTCGACGCCGTGCTGTCCACGGCCCCGAACCTGCGGTCGCACCTCGACGAGTTCAGCCGCATCCCGAGGCAACGCCAGAACAAGCACGGCGAGGCCGAGATCGCGATGTCGGCCGGCCATACGGGCGAGGTCGCACTGCCCGGCGCCTTCGTCGACTACGAACTCAAGCCGCGCGAGTACGAACTCTCAGCCGCCCAGACGATTCTGCGGGTCCACACGAGGGTCACCGACCTCTACAACGGGCCGATGAACCAGCTGGAGGAGCAACTCAGGCTCACCATCGAGGCGCTGCGCGAGCGCCAGGAGCACGAGCTCATCAACAACCGGGAATTCGGCCTGCTCCACAACGCCGACTTCAAGCAGCGGATCCAGCCCCACTCGGGACCGCCCACCCCGGACGACCTCGACGAGCTGCTCTGCCGCCGCCGTGGCACCAAGCTCTTCCTCGCCCACCCCAGGACGATCGCCGCCATCGGGCGCGAGCTCAACGCCCGCGGGATCTACCCCGATCACGTCGACCTCGGCGGGCAGCAGGCACCGGCGTGGCGCGGTGTACCGATCCTGCCCTGCAACAAGATCCCCATCACCAAGGAACAGACCAGCTCGATCCTCGCCATGCGTATCGGCGAGGACAACCAAGGCGTCATCGGTCTGCATCAGACCGGGCTGCCGGACGAGTACGAGCCGGGCCTCTCGGTGCGCTTCATGGGCATCAACGAGCAGGCGATCACCTCGTACCTGGTCAGCACCTACTACTCCGCCGCCATCCTGGTGCCCAACGCCCTCGGCGTGCTGGAGAACGTGCAGATCGCCCGCAGGTCCGCCTAG
- a CDS encoding discoidin domain-containing protein, with the protein MTRPDRSTPRTVRKWYAVVATAGLVGTLVTGLTTTGAQAAESAAGATLPFTSVEAESATTNGTKVGPDYTQGTVASEASGRQAVRLAAGQSVEFILPKAANALNVAYNVLDGQSGSMAVYVNGQKTSKTLAVTSKYSYVDTSWIAGSKTHHLFDNARLQLGQNLQSGDKVKLEATSTQVTVDVADFEQVAAAAPKPSGALSVTDKGADPSGQGDSTQAFRETIAAAKGGTVWIPPGEYKLTQSLNNVDNVNIQGAGNWHSIVRSSRFIDQSGVSTGKVGLHDFAVIGEVTERVDSSPDNFVNGSLGPNSTVSGMWLQHLKVGFWLTGNNDNLVVEKNRILDMTADGLNLNGTAKGVSVRNNFLRNTGDDALAMWALNTTNSDSTFAGNTISQPNLANGIAIYGGRDITVKDNLILDTNALGSGIAISNQKFLDPFFPLAGTITVSGNTLVRTGAMNPNWQHPMGALRVDAYDSAIEATVNITDTTITDSPWSAYEFVSGSGTGKAVKNVSIDRSTIDKAGTVVVQAETPGAVKMSNVKATGVGAAGKYNCPYPTGSGTFTLTDGGGNSGWDSTWEDCSTWPKPGAGNPDPDPGRNLAKGRPATATGSADVYTPAKAVDGDAATYWESTNNAFPQAITVDLGKAEPVRRLVLKLPPPAVWGARTQTLSVQGSTDGTTFSTLADSKGYRFDPADGNKVTITLPASAPDVRHLRLRVTANTGWPAAQFSEVEAYLS; encoded by the coding sequence ATGACCAGACCTGACAGGAGCACTCCAAGAACGGTCCGCAAGTGGTACGCCGTCGTGGCCACCGCGGGCCTCGTCGGCACCCTCGTCACCGGCCTCACGACCACCGGCGCGCAGGCCGCCGAGTCGGCCGCGGGTGCCACCCTGCCCTTCACCTCCGTCGAGGCGGAAAGCGCGACCACCAACGGCACGAAGGTGGGCCCCGACTACACCCAGGGCACCGTCGCCTCCGAGGCATCGGGCCGGCAGGCGGTGCGTCTCGCGGCGGGCCAGAGCGTCGAGTTCATCCTCCCCAAGGCGGCCAACGCACTGAACGTCGCCTACAACGTCCTCGACGGCCAGTCGGGCTCCATGGCCGTGTACGTCAACGGCCAGAAGACATCCAAGACGCTGGCCGTCACATCGAAGTACAGCTACGTCGACACCTCCTGGATCGCGGGCTCCAAGACCCACCACCTCTTCGACAACGCGCGGCTGCAGCTCGGCCAGAACCTGCAGTCCGGCGACAAGGTGAAACTGGAGGCGACCTCCACCCAGGTCACCGTCGACGTGGCCGACTTCGAGCAGGTCGCGGCGGCCGCGCCGAAGCCTTCCGGCGCGCTCTCGGTCACCGACAAGGGCGCAGACCCCAGCGGTCAGGGTGACTCCACCCAGGCCTTCCGCGAGACCATCGCAGCGGCCAAGGGCGGCACGGTCTGGATCCCGCCGGGCGAGTACAAGCTGACCCAGTCGCTCAACAACGTCGACAACGTCAACATCCAAGGCGCGGGCAACTGGCACTCGATCGTGCGCAGTTCACGCTTCATCGACCAGTCGGGCGTATCCACCGGCAAGGTGGGCCTGCACGACTTCGCGGTGATCGGCGAGGTCACCGAGCGGGTCGACAGCAGCCCTGACAACTTCGTCAACGGATCACTCGGCCCGAACTCCACCGTCTCGGGCATGTGGCTGCAGCACCTCAAGGTCGGCTTCTGGCTGACGGGCAACAACGACAACCTCGTCGTGGAGAAGAACCGGATCCTCGACATGACCGCCGACGGCCTCAACCTCAACGGCACGGCCAAGGGTGTCAGCGTGCGCAACAACTTCCTGCGCAACACCGGCGACGACGCCCTGGCGATGTGGGCCCTCAACACCACCAACAGCGACTCGACCTTCGCCGGGAACACCATCTCGCAGCCCAACCTCGCCAACGGCATCGCCATCTACGGCGGCCGCGACATCACCGTCAAGGACAACCTGATCCTCGACACCAATGCCCTGGGCAGCGGCATCGCCATCTCCAACCAGAAGTTCCTCGACCCGTTCTTCCCGCTGGCCGGAACCATCACCGTCTCCGGCAACACCCTCGTGCGCACCGGGGCCATGAACCCCAACTGGCAGCACCCGATGGGCGCGTTGCGCGTGGACGCCTACGACAGCGCCATCGAGGCCACGGTGAACATCACCGACACCACCATCACCGACAGCCCCTGGAGCGCGTACGAGTTCGTGTCGGGCAGCGGCACCGGCAAGGCCGTGAAGAACGTCAGCATCGACCGCTCGACCATCGACAAGGCGGGCACGGTCGTCGTCCAGGCCGAGACGCCAGGCGCGGTGAAGATGTCGAACGTCAAGGCCACCGGCGTGGGCGCGGCCGGCAAGTACAACTGCCCCTACCCGACCGGTTCCGGCACCTTCACCCTCACCGACGGCGGGGGCAACTCCGGCTGGGACAGCACCTGGGAGGACTGCTCGACGTGGCCGAAGCCCGGCGCGGGCAACCCCGACCCGGACCCGGGCCGCAACCTCGCCAAGGGGCGACCGGCCACGGCGACCGGCTCCGCCGACGTCTACACACCCGCCAAGGCCGTCGACGGTGACGCGGCGACGTACTGGGAGTCCACCAACAACGCCTTCCCCCAGGCGATCACCGTGGACCTCGGCAAGGCCGAACCGGTGCGCAGGCTCGTCCTGAAGCTGCCGCCGCCCGCCGTCTGGGGGGCCAGGACCCAGACCCTGTCCGTCCAGGGCAGCACCGACGGCACCACCTTCAGCACGCTGGCCGATTCGAAGGGCTACCGCTTCGACCCGGCCGACGGGAACAAGGTGACCATCACCCTGCCCGCCTCCGCTCCCGATGTCCGTCACCTGCGGCTGCGCGTCACGGCCAACACCGGGTGGCCCGCGGCCCAGTTCAGTGAAGTGGAGGCCTACTTGTCCTGA